From Polaribacter butkevichii, a single genomic window includes:
- a CDS encoding MgtC/SapB family protein: MTITDFTIRLLTALFAGLIIGFERQWHQKSAGLKTNMLVATGASIFVLLSFILKNDDATIDVTRIIAQVITGIGFLGAGVIFREGVNVHGLGSAATIWCSAAIGCIAATGLYLETLICTLLVVLINSFITPLDNWLKDRKMK; this comes from the coding sequence ATGACAATTACAGATTTTACAATACGTCTTCTTACGGCATTATTTGCAGGATTAATCATAGGTTTTGAGCGTCAATGGCATCAAAAATCAGCAGGTTTAAAAACCAATATGCTCGTGGCAACAGGTGCTTCTATTTTTGTTTTACTATCATTTATATTAAAAAATGATGATGCAACAATTGATGTTACAAGAATTATTGCACAAGTAATAACAGGTATTGGTTTTTTAGGTGCAGGTGTTATTTTTAGAGAAGGTGTAAATGTACATGGTTTGGGGTCTGCAGCCACCATTTGGTGTAGTGCTGCAATTGGTTGCATTGCTGCTACGGGTTTATATTTAGAAACCTTAATTTGTACTTTATTAGTGGTTCTTATCAACTCTTTTATTACACCTCTAGATAATTGGCTAAAAGACCGAAAAATGAAGTAA
- a CDS encoding DEAD/DEAH box helicase, whose amino-acid sequence MPFKKLHADIKEILESLEITIPTPFQSKSIPVIKSGANIYCTAPKDSGKTTTLVLTTLHKLKCQQVGVAPRALVLVENSEKALALHDEFIKLSKYDAVRVYACDDREHIDLLKSEIFEGVDILIATPKTVNKLLLLEGLNTTQLKIFNIDDAEFLVDKTAYAAVMAITQSIHKCQYVLYSEKMNPMLKRFEDYFMQFAKVVSVK is encoded by the coding sequence ATGCCTTTTAAAAAATTACATGCTGATATTAAAGAGATTTTAGAATCTTTAGAAATAACAATACCTACTCCATTTCAGAGTAAAAGTATACCTGTTATAAAAAGTGGTGCAAATATTTATTGTACGGCGCCAAAAGATAGTGGCAAAACAACCACACTTGTATTAACTACTTTACATAAACTAAAATGCCAACAAGTGGGTGTTGCGCCAAGAGCCTTAGTTTTAGTAGAAAACTCAGAAAAAGCATTAGCATTACATGATGAGTTTATAAAACTTAGTAAATATGATGCAGTAAGAGTTTACGCTTGTGATGATAGAGAACATATCGATTTGCTAAAATCTGAAATATTTGAAGGTGTAGACATTTTAATCGCTACACCTAAAACCGTAAATAAATTGCTTTTATTAGAAGGTTTAAATACCACACAATTAAAGATTTTTAATATTGATGATGCTGAGTTTTTAGTTGATAAAACAGCCTATGCTGCAGTAATGGCTATTACACAAAGTATTCATAAATGCCAGTATGTATTGTATTCAGAAAAAATGAATCCGATGTTAAAACGATTCGAAGATTATTTTATGCAATTTGCTAAAGTAGTATCTGTTAAGTAA
- a CDS encoding thiamine phosphate synthase produces the protein MIPKLHYISQGNTPKEHIENIQKACSSGAELVQLRVNGVSEKKYLKLAKEAREITSHFQTRLILNNYFKIAKEVKADGVHLENIDFCATTALEHLYTWQIVGATANTLQDCKTLLSKKVDYITLSPFRISSEKNNLPTILGIDGFTVILDALETEPPIIGEGEITTDDITAILETGISGVAVSTAITQNFDSIKAFNQLLSASSIDEQRHTF, from the coding sequence ATGATTCCTAAATTACATTATATATCTCAAGGAAACACTCCAAAAGAACATATAGAGAACATTCAGAAAGCGTGTTCATCTGGTGCAGAATTGGTACAATTACGCGTAAATGGTGTTTCTGAAAAGAAATATTTAAAATTAGCCAAGGAAGCTAGAGAAATTACCTCTCACTTTCAAACAAGGTTAATTTTAAACAATTATTTTAAAATAGCAAAAGAAGTAAAAGCAGATGGTGTTCATTTAGAAAATATAGATTTTTGTGCAACCACAGCTTTAGAGCATTTATATACGTGGCAAATTGTGGGTGCAACCGCCAACACTTTGCAAGATTGCAAAACCTTACTTAGTAAAAAAGTAGACTATATAACTTTAAGTCCGTTTAGAATTTCATCAGAAAAAAACAATTTACCAACCATTTTAGGTATAGATGGTTTTACGGTAATTTTAGATGCCTTAGAAACCGAACCCCCTATTATTGGTGAAGGAGAAATTACTACAGATGATATTACTGCTATATTAGAAACCGGTATTTCTGGTGTTGCTGTTTCTACTGCAATTACACAAAATTTTGACAGTATTAAAGCGTTTAATCAATTGTTAAGTGCTTCTTCTATAGATGAACAACGCCACACATTTTAA
- a CDS encoding mechanosensitive ion channel family protein, with amino-acid sequence MNIEHLLYDYLVTEGFSTTWAAYINMFTLLIGVLIITFIIDFVIKKILVQLFTQFAIRSKTNFDDLLVKNKVPRNIAHIIPLIFALEFTPLVFIDFQYIENIIQKGLEVFTIVLILWIVRSVLNALKDYLKTVPRLKDKPIDSYIQVFMIFSWIFGILSAFAIITGIEFIKFITTIGAASAVILLIFKDTILGFVASIQVSINDMVRIGDWITFEKYGADGDVIEINLSTVKVQNFDKTITTIPTYALISDSFKNWRGMTDADGRRIKRSLNINMDSIHHLSPEEVNELKKIQSITTYLETRQANIDEYNQKNNINKELLLNGRNLTNIGVFRKYIETYIENHSGTNNDMMIMVRQLAPGTQGIPIEIYAFSNDKRWKNYEYIMSDIFDHVIASVPYFNLEIFELPNSSNFNNSKK; translated from the coding sequence ATGAATATTGAACATTTATTATACGATTATTTAGTTACTGAAGGTTTTTCTACAACATGGGCTGCATATATTAATATGTTTACGCTGTTAATTGGCGTACTCATTATTACTTTTATAATCGATTTTGTCATTAAAAAAATCTTAGTACAATTATTTACCCAATTTGCTATTAGGAGTAAAACTAATTTTGATGATTTATTAGTAAAGAACAAAGTACCAAGAAATATAGCACATATTATTCCGTTAATTTTTGCTTTAGAATTTACACCTTTAGTATTTATAGATTTTCAATATATAGAAAACATCATTCAGAAAGGACTAGAGGTTTTTACCATTGTTTTAATACTTTGGATTGTAAGAAGTGTTTTAAACGCGCTTAAAGACTACCTAAAAACCGTACCTCGTTTAAAAGATAAGCCCATAGATAGCTACATACAGGTGTTTATGATTTTTTCTTGGATTTTCGGAATCTTATCTGCTTTTGCAATAATTACCGGCATCGAGTTTATTAAATTTATTACCACTATTGGAGCTGCATCGGCAGTTATTCTTTTAATTTTTAAGGATACCATTTTAGGTTTTGTTGCCAGCATTCAGGTTTCTATTAATGATATGGTACGAATTGGAGATTGGATAACCTTTGAAAAATACGGTGCAGATGGAGATGTTATCGAAATTAATTTATCAACCGTAAAGGTTCAAAATTTTGATAAAACAATTACCACAATCCCTACTTATGCGTTAATTTCTGATTCTTTTAAAAATTGGAGAGGAATGACAGACGCAGATGGTAGACGAATAAAAAGATCGTTAAATATTAATATGGATAGTATTCATCATTTATCACCTGAAGAGGTAAATGAATTGAAAAAAATTCAGTCTATTACCACTTATTTAGAAACACGTCAAGCTAATATTGATGAGTATAATCAAAAAAATAACATCAATAAAGAATTGCTTTTAAATGGTAGAAACCTTACCAATATTGGTGTTTTTAGAAAATATATAGAAACTTATATAGAAAATCATTCTGGTACTAATAATGACATGATGATTATGGTACGTCAATTAGCTCCCGGAACACAAGGAATTCCTATAGAAATTTATGCTTTTAGTAATGACAAACGTTGGAAAAATTACGAGTACATTATGTCTGATATTTTTGATCATGTAATTGCCTCTGTTCCTTATTTTAATTTAGAAATTTTTGAATTGCCTAATAGTTCTAATTTTAACAATTCTAAAAAATAG
- a CDS encoding DUF6515 family protein, with protein sequence MKAFIKSFVLPSLFIVAVATSISAQTRRTTTTKKTPVKTTRTTTITRTTTAKKGTSSKRIASKNVTYKKPTKKVVSVRSIPNKTVVKYKNQNYYYANNRYYTQARGRYIVIAPKIGFRVRVLPTNYKRIRFNNYNYYNVNGTFYIHVNNEYEVVEPEVGTVVYELPKDYEKVVIDGQTYYEYANILYEKVQVDGTRAYEVVGVIDMD encoded by the coding sequence ATGAAAGCATTTATAAAATCATTTGTATTACCATCGTTATTTATAGTTGCTGTTGCAACAAGTATTTCTGCACAAACACGTAGAACTACAACAACCAAAAAAACACCGGTAAAAACAACCAGAACTACAACAATAACCAGAACCACAACAGCTAAAAAAGGTACTTCTAGTAAACGAATTGCAAGTAAAAATGTAACGTATAAAAAACCAACCAAAAAAGTGGTTTCTGTAAGAAGCATTCCTAATAAAACTGTAGTAAAATATAAAAATCAAAATTATTACTATGCAAACAATAGATATTACACACAAGCTAGAGGTCGTTATATTGTGATAGCTCCAAAAATTGGCTTTAGAGTTAGAGTTTTACCAACAAACTATAAAAGAATTAGGTTTAACAATTACAACTATTATAATGTAAATGGTACTTTTTACATACATGTAAATAATGAATACGAGGTAGTAGAGCCAGAAGTGGGTACAGTTGTATATGAGTTGCCAAAAGATTATGAAAAAGTAGTAATAGACGGACAAACCTATTATGAATACGCAAATATTTTATACGAAAAAGTACAAGTAGATGGCACAAGAGCTTATGAAGTAGTGGGGGTTATAGATATGGATTAA
- a CDS encoding LytR/AlgR family response regulator transcription factor: MRNLKISCVIVDDEPMALNLVESYVEKTPFLVLKKKCSSAIEAMEFIKNEPVDLLFLDIQMPDLTGIEFSKMLPKETRVIFTTAFDQYALEGFKVEALDYLLKPFDYAEFLAAANKANTWFELVKGKQHKMVSEEKEFLFVKSEYKQLRIKLADVLYFEGLKDYIKIWVKDNPKAILTLMSLKSLEEELPETNFMRVHRSFIISLKNVEVIERSQIIINNQRITVSEQYKPKFLEFVNNNSL, translated from the coding sequence ATGAGAAACTTAAAAATATCTTGTGTTATTGTAGATGATGAACCTATGGCACTTAATTTAGTGGAAAGTTATGTAGAAAAAACACCTTTTCTAGTGCTAAAAAAGAAGTGTAGTAGCGCCATTGAAGCCATGGAGTTTATTAAAAATGAGCCTGTAGATTTGTTGTTTTTAGACATTCAAATGCCCGATTTAACAGGTATTGAATTTTCTAAAATGTTACCTAAAGAAACTCGTGTTATTTTTACTACTGCTTTTGATCAATACGCATTAGAAGGTTTTAAAGTAGAAGCTTTAGATTACCTTTTAAAACCTTTTGACTATGCAGAGTTTTTAGCTGCTGCTAATAAGGCAAATACGTGGTTTGAGTTGGTAAAAGGAAAACAGCATAAGATGGTTTCTGAAGAAAAAGAGTTTCTATTTGTAAAGTCTGAATACAAACAATTGCGCATTAAATTGGCAGATGTCTTGTATTTTGAAGGCTTAAAAGATTATATAAAAATATGGGTAAAAGATAACCCAAAAGCTATTTTAACGCTTATGAGTTTAAAGTCTTTAGAAGAAGAATTACCGGAAACTAATTTTATGCGAGTGCATCGTTCTTTTATTATTTCACTAAAAAATGTAGAGGTTATAGAGCGTAGTCAAATTATTATCAACAACCAACGGATTACGGTTTCTGAACAATACAAACCTAAGTTTTTGGAGTTTGTGAATAATAATTCTTTGTAA
- a CDS encoding sensor histidine kinase, giving the protein MMYKNKTITILSHLLVWLTLVCLPYLLSYGQEQEFNRVIAHFWIPLVFSAIIFYTNYFVLVDRFLFPKKMVYFIVINTIMIVFFLFLKEYIEDNYIQNIAKKRIENTNRVQPPFKMAIYIQVLSYLAPLFFSIALKSTKRWIKTEAERKEAINFKLKSEIEHLRYQLQPHFFFNSLNNIYALVDISPDQAKKSIHSLSKLMRYMLYETNEESISLSKEIDFMKKYIDLMKLRVSDKTKVNYHFPSEETGVKIAPLLFISLIENAFKHGVSASKSGTIEINMTCNNKKVMFVIENENFPKKIDDKSGSGIGIPNIEKRLELLYPNKNSFKTAVTNNRFVAELEIETN; this is encoded by the coding sequence ATGATGTACAAGAATAAAACAATAACAATCTTATCACATTTACTTGTTTGGTTAACACTAGTCTGTTTGCCTTATTTATTGTCTTACGGACAAGAACAAGAATTTAATAGAGTAATTGCACATTTTTGGATTCCGTTAGTGTTTTCTGCAATTATATTTTACACGAATTATTTTGTGTTGGTAGATCGTTTTTTGTTTCCTAAAAAAATGGTGTACTTTATTGTGATAAACACAATAATGATTGTGTTTTTCTTATTTTTAAAAGAATATATTGAAGATAATTATATTCAGAATATTGCTAAAAAACGTATTGAAAACACCAATAGAGTACAGCCTCCGTTTAAAATGGCTATATACATACAAGTGCTGTCTTATCTTGCTCCATTATTCTTTTCTATAGCCTTAAAATCTACAAAAAGGTGGATTAAAACAGAAGCAGAACGCAAAGAAGCAATTAATTTTAAACTCAAATCAGAAATAGAACATTTGCGTTATCAACTGCAACCACATTTCTTTTTTAACTCCTTAAATAATATTTATGCTTTGGTTGATATTTCGCCGGATCAGGCTAAAAAATCGATACACAGTTTAAGTAAGTTAATGCGTTATATGTTGTACGAAACAAATGAAGAATCCATTTCTTTATCTAAAGAAATAGACTTTATGAAAAAATATATCGATTTAATGAAACTACGTGTTTCTGATAAAACTAAAGTAAATTATCATTTTCCATCAGAAGAAACAGGGGTAAAAATTGCCCCTTTATTATTTATATCATTAATAGAAAATGCTTTTAAACATGGGGTATCTGCAAGTAAATCAGGTACAATTGAAATCAACATGACTTGTAATAATAAAAAAGTAATGTTTGTGATAGAAAATGAAAATTTTCCAAAAAAGATAGATGATAAGAGTGGCTCTGGCATTGGGATACCTAATATAGAAAAACGTTTAGAATTATTATATCCAAATAAAAATAGTTTTAAAACGGCTGTAACTAACAATCGTTTTGTAGCGGAATTAGAAATTGAAACCAATTAA
- a CDS encoding ABC transporter permease: protein MRLLNLLKIAFKAIVLNKTRTLLTMLGIIIGVASVITMLAIGEGSKESIRTTISAMGSNMITVRPGSDVRGGVKQDRSAMETLKLNDYYAIKEQANLLTYITPLVNGGGQVISGSNNWPSTIYGVNQDYLKIKVVDLQSGSMFTDAEVKTAAKVALIGQTVVDNVFPDGEEPVGKMIRFNNIPFKVIGVLEEKGENTFGQDQDDVVIAPYTTVQKRILAITHLESIVASAVSEDKAPEAVLQVSEILRAQHKITATEEDDFHVRSMEELISTFSSTSEMLTILLVAVAGISLLIGGIGIMNIMYVSVKERTKEIGLRMAVGAKGADILMQFLIEAILISITGGLLGVILGLASTVFIEKFLNWPTSVALYSIIISFAVCAVTGIFFGWYPARKASALDPITALRYE, encoded by the coding sequence ATGAGACTATTAAATTTATTAAAAATCGCATTTAAAGCCATTGTTCTTAATAAAACAAGAACCCTATTAACCATGTTAGGTATTATCATTGGTGTGGCTTCGGTAATTACCATGTTGGCCATTGGTGAAGGCTCTAAAGAAAGTATTAGAACCACTATTTCTGCCATGGGTTCTAACATGATTACTGTTAGACCAGGATCTGATGTTAGAGGAGGTGTTAAACAAGATAGAAGTGCAATGGAAACATTAAAACTTAATGATTATTATGCTATTAAGGAGCAAGCAAACTTATTGACTTATATAACACCTTTGGTTAATGGAGGCGGACAAGTTATTAGTGGTTCAAATAATTGGCCAAGTACTATTTATGGGGTAAATCAAGATTATTTAAAAATTAAAGTAGTCGATTTACAAAGTGGAAGTATGTTTACTGATGCCGAAGTAAAAACAGCCGCAAAAGTAGCTTTAATAGGGCAAACAGTAGTAGATAACGTGTTTCCTGACGGAGAAGAGCCTGTGGGTAAAATGATTCGGTTTAACAATATACCATTTAAAGTAATTGGTGTTTTAGAAGAAAAAGGAGAAAATACGTTTGGTCAAGATCAAGATGATGTTGTAATTGCTCCCTATACAACAGTACAAAAAAGAATTTTAGCAATTACCCATTTAGAATCTATTGTAGCATCTGCTGTTAGTGAAGACAAAGCACCTGAAGCGGTTCTACAAGTTTCAGAAATTTTACGAGCACAACATAAAATAACAGCTACAGAAGAAGACGATTTTCATGTACGCTCTATGGAAGAGTTAATTTCTACCTTTAGTTCTACCAGTGAAATGTTAACCATTTTATTGGTTGCAGTTGCAGGTATTTCGTTATTAATTGGTGGTATCGGAATTATGAATATTATGTATGTGTCTGTAAAAGAACGTACCAAAGAAATTGGTTTACGAATGGCAGTAGGAGCAAAGGGAGCAGATATTTTAATGCAGTTTTTAATAGAAGCTATTTTAATAAGTATTACAGGTGGATTATTAGGAGTAATTTTAGGGCTTGCCTCCACAGTATTTATAGAAAAATTCTTAAATTGGCCTACAAGCGTTGCGTTATATTCTATTATTATTTCTTTTGCCGTTTGTGCTGTAACAGGTATTTTCTTTGGATGGTATCCTGCCAGAAAAGCATCGGCTTTAGATCCTATAACTGCTTTGCGTTATGAGTAA
- a CDS encoding ABC transporter ATP-binding protein — translation MSKEIIKIEDLKREFTMGTETVHALGGISFTIKEGEFVTIMGSSGSGKSTMLNILGCLDQPTSGIYEIDGVKVKDLSRNELATIRNEKIGFIFQSYNLLARTSAIENVELPLLYNSKVSTEERRERAIKALKMVGLGERMDHTPSQLSGGQQQRVAIARSLVNNPVMILADEATGNLDTRTSYEIMSLFQELNKQGITITFVTHEPDIATFSNRTIILKDGHVIKDYQNDNIQSAAVELAKLPKQDD, via the coding sequence ATGAGTAAAGAAATCATTAAAATAGAAGATTTAAAACGTGAGTTTACCATGGGAACCGAAACAGTGCATGCACTTGGAGGAATCTCATTTACCATAAAAGAAGGCGAATTTGTTACAATTATGGGATCTAGTGGTTCTGGTAAAAGTACTATGTTAAATATCTTAGGGTGTTTAGACCAGCCAACTTCTGGTATTTATGAGATTGATGGGGTAAAAGTGAAAGATTTATCTAGAAACGAATTGGCAACCATTAGAAATGAAAAAATAGGTTTTATTTTTCAATCCTACAATTTATTGGCAAGAACATCTGCCATAGAAAACGTAGAGTTGCCGTTATTATACAATAGTAAAGTTTCTACAGAAGAACGAAGAGAGCGTGCTATAAAAGCCTTAAAAATGGTTGGTTTAGGAGAACGAATGGATCATACACCTTCTCAACTTTCTGGAGGACAGCAGCAGCGTGTGGCTATTGCTAGATCTTTGGTAAATAACCCTGTAATGATTCTAGCTGATGAAGCTACAGGAAACTTAGATACTAGAACGTCTTACGAAATTATGTCCTTATTTCAAGAGTTGAATAAACAAGGTATTACGATCACTTTTGTAACACATGAGCCAGATATTGCCACTTTTAGTAACAGAACTATTATACTAAAAGACGGACATGTTATTAAAGATTATCAAAATGATAATATTCAATCTGCAGCAGTAGAATTAGCTAAATTACCTAAACAAGACGATTAA
- a CDS encoding efflux RND transporter periplasmic adaptor subunit, translating to MKKNKNIIIISLAVVVLAIVGYSFIKGEDTMLIEAKTVLAKKENVTTMVTATGTIEPITQVEIGTQVSGVVEKIYVDYNSVVKEGQLIAELDKTNLNASKTQAQAAYDNAVSQRNYLKTIYDRQKSLFDNQVISKADFDEATYNYQTAKGTVTQRYSDLQQAKTNLGYANIYSPIDGVVLSRAIDEGQTVAASLSTPTLFTIAQDLKEMQVEADVDEADIGQVKEGQRVEFTVDAYIGETFEGIVTQVRLDPTVTSNVVTYTVVIKADNPDLKLKPGLTATISIFTLELKDVLTAEAKAINFKPEREILATYNLQHQLEANNNKLSKSETTLWVLENNGAITKKVVSLGASDGVHVQLLSGVSEGDKLVYSLSGISKAASKKEGTNESPFMPQRPGGKKK from the coding sequence ATGAAAAAAAATAAAAACATAATCATCATTAGCCTTGCAGTTGTTGTACTTGCGATTGTAGGATATTCTTTTATAAAAGGTGAAGATACTATGCTTATAGAAGCAAAAACAGTGCTAGCTAAAAAGGAAAATGTAACAACTATGGTTACTGCTACCGGAACCATAGAACCTATTACACAAGTAGAAATAGGGACACAAGTGTCTGGAGTTGTAGAAAAAATTTATGTAGATTATAACAGTGTTGTTAAAGAAGGACAGTTAATTGCAGAGTTGGATAAAACCAATTTAAATGCCTCTAAAACACAAGCACAAGCAGCGTATGACAATGCGGTAAGTCAAAGAAATTACTTAAAAACGATTTATGACAGACAAAAATCTTTGTTTGACAATCAAGTAATTAGTAAAGCAGATTTTGATGAGGCAACTTACAATTATCAAACGGCAAAAGGGACAGTAACACAACGTTATTCTGATTTGCAACAGGCAAAAACCAATTTAGGATATGCAAATATATATTCGCCTATAGACGGAGTTGTATTGTCTAGAGCAATTGATGAAGGACAAACGGTTGCGGCAAGTTTAAGTACGCCTACGTTATTTACCATTGCACAAGATTTAAAAGAAATGCAAGTAGAAGCAGATGTAGATGAAGCAGATATTGGGCAAGTTAAAGAGGGGCAAAGAGTAGAATTTACAGTAGATGCTTACATTGGTGAAACTTTTGAAGGTATTGTAACACAAGTAAGACTAGACCCAACTGTTACTTCAAATGTAGTAACGTATACGGTTGTAATTAAAGCAGATAATCCAGATTTAAAACTAAAACCAGGTTTAACAGCAACCATTTCTATTTTTACTTTAGAGTTAAAAGATGTATTAACCGCAGAAGCAAAAGCCATTAACTTTAAACCAGAAAGAGAAATCTTAGCAACGTATAATTTACAACATCAATTAGAAGCAAATAACAATAAATTATCTAAATCGGAAACAACACTTTGGGTATTGGAAAATAACGGAGCCATTACTAAAAAAGTAGTAAGTCTCGGTGCAAGTGATGGCGTACATGTGCAATTATTAAGCGGAGTGTCTGAAGGAGATAAACTTGTGTATAGTTTAAGCGGAATTAGCAAAGCAGCATCAAAAAAAGAAGGAACTAACGAAAGTCCGTTTATGCCACAACGTCCCGGAGGGAAGAAAAAATAA